A window of Melospiza melodia melodia isolate bMelMel2 chromosome Z, bMelMel2.pri, whole genome shotgun sequence contains these coding sequences:
- the LOC134431734 gene encoding sushi, nidogen and EGF-like domain-containing protein 1 isoform X3 has translation MFSIFCFDKKRNTTSESQHLRCFSSFSGCSSSLHGNPGSMVDTKTSSEKGSLLYPYGPDQGDETNPKLDDGTSEAITLSIPFTFYGKTHQTAFVNNNGVISFDKPVRQYTPDPFPLADGRPFVTPFWADVDNVEGGDIFYRQSTDPALLGDISQHITQYFPESPFTATWAFVATWDHVAYWGSRSDKGNTFQAVLTTDSKMFYIILNYWDIQWTTGAASDGDAETGLGGTPAHAGFNSGDDTNFYNIPGSQTDAIINITTTSNVKVPGRWVFRVDDFQAPDVDPPQLDNSCWL, from the exons ATGTTCAGTATTTTTTGTTTTGATAAAAAAAGGAACACGACAAGTGAAAGCCAGCATTTGAGGTGCTTCAGCTCATTTtcaggctgcagttcttcacttCATGGAAATCCAG GTTCCATGGTGGACACCAAAACCTCATCTGAaaaag GATCCCTGCTCTATCCCTATGGACCAGACCAGGGGGATGAAACCAACCCCAAACTCGATGACGGGACATCTGAGGCAATCACCCTCTCCATTCCCTTCACCTTCTATGGCAAAACCCACCAAACTGCGTTT GTGAACAACAATGGGGTGATCTCCTTTGACAAGCCTGTCAGACAATACACCCCCGACCCCTTTCCTCTGGCGGACGGGCGCCCTTTCGTGActcccttctgggcagatgtggaCAACGTGGAGGGTGGGGACATCTTCTACCGCCAGAGCACCgacccagcactgctgggggaCATCAGCCAGCACATCACCCAATACTTCCCTGAAAGCCCCTTCACTGCCACCTGGGCCTTTGTGGCCACCTGGGACCATGTGGCCTACTGGGGCTCCAGATCTGACAAG GGCAACACCTTCCAGGCTGTGCTGACCACTGACTCCAAGATGTTCTACATCATCCTCAACTATTGGGACATCCAGTGGACCACAGGGGCAGCAAGTGATGGGGATGCTGAAACAGGACTTGGGGGGACTCCAGCACAT GCGGGATTCAATAGCGGTGATGACACCAACTTCTACAACATCCCTGGATCCCAAACTGATGCCATCATCAACATCACCACCACCTCCAACGTCAAGGTCCCAGGACGCTGGGTCTTTAGGGTGGATGACTTCCAGGCCCCAGATGTGGATCCTCCCCAGCTGGATAACAGCTGCTGGTT GTGA
- the LOC134431734 gene encoding sushi, nidogen and EGF-like domain-containing protein 1 isoform X1 yields the protein MFSIFCFDKKRNTTSESQHLRCFSSFSGCSSSLHGNPVFQVFLTVILGSRMSPSSIFFLLILGSMVDTKTSSEKGSLLYPYGPDQGDETNPKLDDGTSEAITLSIPFTFYGKTHQTAFVNNNGVISFDKPVRQYTPDPFPLADGRPFVTPFWADVDNVEGGDIFYRQSTDPALLGDISQHITQYFPESPFTATWAFVATWDHVAYWGSRSDKGNTFQAVLTTDSKMFYIILNYWDIQWTTGAASDGDAETGLGGTPAHAGFNSGDDTNFYNIPGSQTDAIINITTTSNVKVPGRWVFRVDDFQAPDVDPPQLDNSCWL from the exons ATGTTCAGTATTTTTTGTTTTGATAAAAAAAGGAACACGACAAGTGAAAGCCAGCATTTGAGGTGCTTCAGCTCATTTtcaggctgcagttcttcacttCATGGAAATCCAG TTTTCCAGGTTTTTTTAACAGTTATTTTAGGGTCGAGGATGTCACCCTCTAGTATTTTCTTCCTCCTGATTTTAG GTTCCATGGTGGACACCAAAACCTCATCTGAaaaag GATCCCTGCTCTATCCCTATGGACCAGACCAGGGGGATGAAACCAACCCCAAACTCGATGACGGGACATCTGAGGCAATCACCCTCTCCATTCCCTTCACCTTCTATGGCAAAACCCACCAAACTGCGTTT GTGAACAACAATGGGGTGATCTCCTTTGACAAGCCTGTCAGACAATACACCCCCGACCCCTTTCCTCTGGCGGACGGGCGCCCTTTCGTGActcccttctgggcagatgtggaCAACGTGGAGGGTGGGGACATCTTCTACCGCCAGAGCACCgacccagcactgctgggggaCATCAGCCAGCACATCACCCAATACTTCCCTGAAAGCCCCTTCACTGCCACCTGGGCCTTTGTGGCCACCTGGGACCATGTGGCCTACTGGGGCTCCAGATCTGACAAG GGCAACACCTTCCAGGCTGTGCTGACCACTGACTCCAAGATGTTCTACATCATCCTCAACTATTGGGACATCCAGTGGACCACAGGGGCAGCAAGTGATGGGGATGCTGAAACAGGACTTGGGGGGACTCCAGCACAT GCGGGATTCAATAGCGGTGATGACACCAACTTCTACAACATCCCTGGATCCCAAACTGATGCCATCATCAACATCACCACCACCTCCAACGTCAAGGTCCCAGGACGCTGGGTCTTTAGGGTGGATGACTTCCAGGCCCCAGATGTGGATCCTCCCCAGCTGGATAACAGCTGCTGGTT GTGA
- the LOC134431734 gene encoding sushi, nidogen and EGF-like domain-containing protein 1 isoform X2 translates to MFSIFCFDKKRNTTSESQHLRCFSSFSGCSSSLHGNPVILGSRMSPSSIFFLLILGSMVDTKTSSEKGSLLYPYGPDQGDETNPKLDDGTSEAITLSIPFTFYGKTHQTAFVNNNGVISFDKPVRQYTPDPFPLADGRPFVTPFWADVDNVEGGDIFYRQSTDPALLGDISQHITQYFPESPFTATWAFVATWDHVAYWGSRSDKGNTFQAVLTTDSKMFYIILNYWDIQWTTGAASDGDAETGLGGTPAHAGFNSGDDTNFYNIPGSQTDAIINITTTSNVKVPGRWVFRVDDFQAPDVDPPQLDNSCWL, encoded by the exons ATGTTCAGTATTTTTTGTTTTGATAAAAAAAGGAACACGACAAGTGAAAGCCAGCATTTGAGGTGCTTCAGCTCATTTtcaggctgcagttcttcacttCATGGAAATCCAG TTATTTTAGGGTCGAGGATGTCACCCTCTAGTATTTTCTTCCTCCTGATTTTAG GTTCCATGGTGGACACCAAAACCTCATCTGAaaaag GATCCCTGCTCTATCCCTATGGACCAGACCAGGGGGATGAAACCAACCCCAAACTCGATGACGGGACATCTGAGGCAATCACCCTCTCCATTCCCTTCACCTTCTATGGCAAAACCCACCAAACTGCGTTT GTGAACAACAATGGGGTGATCTCCTTTGACAAGCCTGTCAGACAATACACCCCCGACCCCTTTCCTCTGGCGGACGGGCGCCCTTTCGTGActcccttctgggcagatgtggaCAACGTGGAGGGTGGGGACATCTTCTACCGCCAGAGCACCgacccagcactgctgggggaCATCAGCCAGCACATCACCCAATACTTCCCTGAAAGCCCCTTCACTGCCACCTGGGCCTTTGTGGCCACCTGGGACCATGTGGCCTACTGGGGCTCCAGATCTGACAAG GGCAACACCTTCCAGGCTGTGCTGACCACTGACTCCAAGATGTTCTACATCATCCTCAACTATTGGGACATCCAGTGGACCACAGGGGCAGCAAGTGATGGGGATGCTGAAACAGGACTTGGGGGGACTCCAGCACAT GCGGGATTCAATAGCGGTGATGACACCAACTTCTACAACATCCCTGGATCCCAAACTGATGCCATCATCAACATCACCACCACCTCCAACGTCAAGGTCCCAGGACGCTGGGTCTTTAGGGTGGATGACTTCCAGGCCCCAGATGTGGATCCTCCCCAGCTGGATAACAGCTGCTGGTT GTGA
- the LOC134431734 gene encoding sushi, nidogen and EGF-like domain-containing protein 1 isoform X4, translating to MEIQVFLTVILGSRMSPSSIFFLLILGSMVDTKTSSEKGSLLYPYGPDQGDETNPKLDDGTSEAITLSIPFTFYGKTHQTAFVNNNGVISFDKPVRQYTPDPFPLADGRPFVTPFWADVDNVEGGDIFYRQSTDPALLGDISQHITQYFPESPFTATWAFVATWDHVAYWGSRSDKGNTFQAVLTTDSKMFYIILNYWDIQWTTGAASDGDAETGLGGTPAHAGFNSGDDTNFYNIPGSQTDAIINITTTSNVKVPGRWVFRVDDFQAPDVDPPQLDNSCWL from the exons ATGGAAATCCAG GTTTTTTTAACAGTTATTTTAGGGTCGAGGATGTCACCCTCTAGTATTTTCTTCCTCCTGATTTTAG GTTCCATGGTGGACACCAAAACCTCATCTGAaaaag GATCCCTGCTCTATCCCTATGGACCAGACCAGGGGGATGAAACCAACCCCAAACTCGATGACGGGACATCTGAGGCAATCACCCTCTCCATTCCCTTCACCTTCTATGGCAAAACCCACCAAACTGCGTTT GTGAACAACAATGGGGTGATCTCCTTTGACAAGCCTGTCAGACAATACACCCCCGACCCCTTTCCTCTGGCGGACGGGCGCCCTTTCGTGActcccttctgggcagatgtggaCAACGTGGAGGGTGGGGACATCTTCTACCGCCAGAGCACCgacccagcactgctgggggaCATCAGCCAGCACATCACCCAATACTTCCCTGAAAGCCCCTTCACTGCCACCTGGGCCTTTGTGGCCACCTGGGACCATGTGGCCTACTGGGGCTCCAGATCTGACAAG GGCAACACCTTCCAGGCTGTGCTGACCACTGACTCCAAGATGTTCTACATCATCCTCAACTATTGGGACATCCAGTGGACCACAGGGGCAGCAAGTGATGGGGATGCTGAAACAGGACTTGGGGGGACTCCAGCACAT GCGGGATTCAATAGCGGTGATGACACCAACTTCTACAACATCCCTGGATCCCAAACTGATGCCATCATCAACATCACCACCACCTCCAACGTCAAGGTCCCAGGACGCTGGGTCTTTAGGGTGGATGACTTCCAGGCCCCAGATGTGGATCCTCCCCAGCTGGATAACAGCTGCTGGTT GTGA
- the LOC134431734 gene encoding sushi, nidogen and EGF-like domain-containing protein 1 isoform X5, producing the protein MEIQVPWWTPKPHLKKVNNNGVISFDKPVRQYTPDPFPLADGRPFVTPFWADVDNVEGGDIFYRQSTDPALLGDISQHITQYFPESPFTATWAFVATWDHVAYWGSRSDKGNTFQAVLTTDSKMFYIILNYWDIQWTTGAASDGDAETGLGGTPAHAGFNSGDDTNFYNIPGSQTDAIINITTTSNVKVPGRWVFRVDDFQAPDVDPPQLDNSCWL; encoded by the exons ATGGAAATCCAG GTTCCATGGTGGACACCAAAACCTCATCTGAaaaag GTGAACAACAATGGGGTGATCTCCTTTGACAAGCCTGTCAGACAATACACCCCCGACCCCTTTCCTCTGGCGGACGGGCGCCCTTTCGTGActcccttctgggcagatgtggaCAACGTGGAGGGTGGGGACATCTTCTACCGCCAGAGCACCgacccagcactgctgggggaCATCAGCCAGCACATCACCCAATACTTCCCTGAAAGCCCCTTCACTGCCACCTGGGCCTTTGTGGCCACCTGGGACCATGTGGCCTACTGGGGCTCCAGATCTGACAAG GGCAACACCTTCCAGGCTGTGCTGACCACTGACTCCAAGATGTTCTACATCATCCTCAACTATTGGGACATCCAGTGGACCACAGGGGCAGCAAGTGATGGGGATGCTGAAACAGGACTTGGGGGGACTCCAGCACAT GCGGGATTCAATAGCGGTGATGACACCAACTTCTACAACATCCCTGGATCCCAAACTGATGCCATCATCAACATCACCACCACCTCCAACGTCAAGGTCCCAGGACGCTGGGTCTTTAGGGTGGATGACTTCCAGGCCCCAGATGTGGATCCTCCCCAGCTGGATAACAGCTGCTGGTT GTGA